Within the Anguilla anguilla isolate fAngAng1 chromosome 19, fAngAng1.pri, whole genome shotgun sequence genome, the region cagcaggaaaggaggggGTTCTGACTGTAGGTTTGGatggaataaaaactcctggattCTGAGCTGCTTTAAATACAGTCACTCTGATAATTACTCTGTCAGGCACAATAATAACTCAACAGacatacctgccccccccccgtaccgcagagcaggagtgtgtgatgatgatgatgatgatgatgatgatgatggtagaggagtctgtgtgtacagggtaggagtgtgtgtggaccgtccggccggcactctgtccttctacagcgtctctgactctgacacactgaccctcctgcacagattccacacacacatcactcaacacacacccctctgtgctggatttagaaTGCGTTACGCCTCAGTTTtcctctgccaactggagtagagacacacacacaaacatgcacacacacacacgcatacacacgcatgtgcgcgcacacacatacacacacacacatgcacgtacacacacacgcatagacacacacacacgtgcgcatacacactcgcacacatgcacgcacacacaaatacatacactcatgtacacacacatacaccacattcatatacccactcacacacacactccacacacactcatatacacatacacacacacactcaaatacacatagacacatacacacatccacacacacacatactctcacacacacccttgctttctcacactcatgcacacgcactcacaaatacatacactgatgtacactcatgcacacgcactcacacacctacgcacacacacactcacactcttacacacacatacacaccctctcacacccaatcaatcacacacccaatcacacacatgcacacacacacctacacacatgaacacacacaatctctcgcacacacacacacacgcgcatgcacacatacacacgctcatacccgtatgcacacacactctctctctcatactcagtcactcacacacacacacaccctctctctcacacacacacactcacatccacacacattcacacaaacgcacgcacacacacaaacttatgcactcacgcacacacacacatgcctgcagagacacaaacacgtgtcaataCACACACTTCTCAGTGTCCCTCTcctaactggagtagagacacgcacacacaaacatgcacacacgcatacgcacacacacgtgcgcatacacactcaaacacatgcacacacacacacacacatatatatgtatatatacacactctcatgtacacatacacacactcaatcacacactcacacacacacacacactcacacacacgcacacacatatatatgtatatatacacactctcatgtacacatacacacactcaatcacacacacacacacacacacacacactcacacacgcgcacacacacatatacacacacacacacactcatatacacacacacacttatatacacacacagtcatatacacatacacacacagtcagtcacacactcacacacatatatacacacactcatatgcacctagactctcacacacccagtcacacaaacacaccctctctctctcacatacacatactctcacacacaccctttctctctcagtcatgcacacgcactcacaaatacatacactcatgtttactcatgcacacgcactcacaaatacatacactcatgtttactcatgcacacgcactcacagaccTATGCACGcatgctctctcacacccagtcactcacacacacctacacacggacacacacaatctcacgcacacacacacacacgcgcatgcacacatacacacgctcatacccgtatgcacacacacacactctcattcccatacgcacgcacgcacacacatgtataaacacacacattctcttacccatacacacacacacacacatactcatgcactcacacatgcacacacatgcatacacatacatgcgtgcacacaccatatacacatgtatacacaaacattctgacacccatacatacacacacacacacgtataaacacacacacattcacaaaggcactctcacgcacacacatacacataggaacactcattctcttgcacgcacacacactcaaatacacagtcacacattcacacaaacgcacgcacacacactttctcttacccatacacacacgcacccgtgtgcacacacacacatactcatgcactcaatcatactctcacacatgcacacacacatacatgcgtgcacacgcacacgcattctcttacccatacacacacataacccGGGCACACAcgtactcatgcactcacacacatacacacacacacatgttcacatccacagtcactcccacaaacgtacgcatgtatgcacatacattcacaaattcacgcacacaaacacactctcacacaatcacacacacacacgttgacacacttgcaaccttccttgaccaatgccttaccagtgcaatttcagctgtgcccaatattatatatatatatatataacctcagtacagcctaacccctgtacataagagtatgatcttttagcagttcaggttaagcacttgctgtctaaatgtgatttttttttacattttaatacatttatattgcaaatgttcaaggtgtgtttatgtacttttgattattaaaacattaatatagcattgagagtaataatgccaaaagatggcagggtaaaatgtttttgaagtaataattctcctgtatctgcatctttttaaaaagaatccagtggcaaactcctccacttaaatgtgcattttgctagtttttacagttgctttcattcattttcacaagagttccaatgtgcaaatttctgtgggcgaatgcagctgatagggagaatgcagaatgatcactgcagtgtacttatttcctttcattactgtaaacaacgatggattgagtttcctttttaattcttttaggattgtttttttttttgctttaattttctgtattttcagacaataatatgcaatgattaaacctgaattatttaaatattaaatgttttgctgttgtgatttattattgtgtgatgtattgaactcctgtgacacagtagtacttatttcatattctgtatgggattatgtttgggctcaatttgagtagatcagcatggggctaaaatctgcagttgaagcaatgacattcatctacagtagtgaaaataaaatccattataagagGAGTTGTGTAGTGTCcgatgaatgcttgcttctgtttgtgtattGTAACCACAACTcagattacatcatcacaaatgcgccAGAATAGgttgcctcattggacatacaTACAGGTGCATACGTTTAAAAGACCAAAAATTTGCAGCCCCAACATCTGTTTTCCTCGTAGCTCACTGGGTAGCATGTTTGCCAATGGAACATTATGGACGAGTGACGAGTGacgcaggttcaaatcccccctcagACTCAAGCAAACCTCTAACTCATTAAACTGGCTGgttggctaactaaaaataacGCATTTAAACTATTGTTTTTGCATCGGTTATGTCTTTGCGGGaaacatatttctgaaatccaaataaaatacacccactttagacagttccgctttctgcattttcaccgagtttaatgttagctaccttgtTAACGAGACAACAGACCGAGTGTATTATGTTAGTGCAGGTACGGATGCCTCTGAAATTAAGTACAATCTGTGTTGCAATTCGGTATAGAAACTGatgcaagataatgacttcctCACACCAGGTATATCGATTTTCTTTAAGTCAGAATGGTTCACATTCACTGTTGTGCCTGTCCtgataactactttttaactactGTAGCTActcacatttctaaattaatgttatctagccctatagatcctctgCCAATATACAAACTATTAGTAGGTCTGTtgtgtacaatagcccattaaaaaacacttcagtctAAAAAATATGACCTACACCATTTGAACTAATGACCTGCTGACAgttctttgtatgtgtgagtaacttgctgGTTGAGGAACTGTGCTTGCATCCTAAAGGTTTCAGGTTCGATTTCCAGGTAGGACACAGCTGTTATACCGTAAGCAGAatacttcacctgaattgcttcaatatgcagacagctgtataaattgatactatgtaaaaataccAAATATAGTGTGAAATTTCTCTAAATAATGGCGCGtggtaaaaatggttgtaatatcTGGAGTATTTTAAAAGGGTTCTGTAGTTACGATTGTTGTCACTGATTATTTTCCTCCCTGACAGTTAATTTTCTGCCCCATCCCACATCTTCATAGaagtgcaagagagagtgtgtgtgtgcgttcatgcgtgtgtgtgtgggcacatctgtgtgtgtgcgcagatgcGCACCTGGACTACACCTCTCTGCCCCTGGAATGGACATTTTATGACTACCCTGTACCGACCCTTTATTCCGGGCCATCATCACCGCTGTGCCTCCTATTTATACTATGTATAATTACCACTGAGGCCACTGGTTAGGCAGTATTTATATTACCTATATTCTTACTGTTCTTATAATTACACTTatactgcattatttatatttatcactgcttttattctgtttttatgtttcgagactgtgttgtttttgtgttagcACCTTGAGGACCATGAGGAACGACATTTTGTTCCCGTATACTATGTATGTGGAAATGACAATTAAACTTGAAACTTTTGTGcgcatttctgtgcatttctttgtgcgcgcacgcatgcgcatctgtgtgtgcgtgtgcatgtatgcgtgtaagCGTGCGTTTCTGAGGGATTGGTTATGCTGGCTCAGTGTGGGATTGCTAGAatgtaggcatttagcagaaacttgtccagagcaacttcaACACACAAcctacattttttatacatactgccttccagaattatttttacacttgatAAAAGTGAACAAAGAAGGCTCTCTAAATAATCAAGCAATGAGCTATGTTTATAATGTTTAAAAGGgggtattttcttcaaaataataataataataattatatatatatgtataattattattattatatactgtGTTGTGTGgttgtagtagaatggattagaatgtgttgtgtgattgtagtagaatggattagaatgtgctgtgtgattgtagtagaatggattagaatgtgctgtgtgattgtagtagaatggattagaatgtgctgtgtgattgtagtagaatggattagaatgtgttgtgtgattggttgctttTCTCACTCCGTGCAGGACCTGGAGCCCAGATCATGCTATCAGTGGCCGGAGGATTGATTGGCCTCTTTTTTCTGACAGCACTGGGTGTGCGTGCAGCACATGCTATAACACAGCACAACCCCAGACATCAATAAAGTGTGTATACCTG harbors:
- the LOC118219205 gene encoding stonustoxin subunit beta-like, which translates into the protein ADGCQLTLDPNTANRNLFLSEGNRRVTHTRGRAETYPDHPERFECWPQVVCRESVCERCYWEAEFSVSERGRVDIAVTDKGISRKGGGSDCRFGWNKNSWILSCFKYSHSDNYSVRHNNNSTDIPAPPPGVCVYRVGVCVDRPAGTLSFYSVSDSDTLTLLHRFHTHITQHTPLCAGFRMRYASVFLCQLE